From Gloeomargarita sp. SRBZ-1_bins_9:
GTTCAGATTGGCCCGGGACAAGGCGGCAAAGCGCAGATTACTCTCGGCAAGGTTGGCCTGATAGAGCTGGGCCTGCACCAGCAACGCTCCCTGCAAGTCCGCCCTGAACAAACTCGCCCCGCTCAAATCCGCATCCCGCAGGTCAGTCCTGCGCAACTGCGCCCCCGTCAAATCCGCCTGCACCAGTTTGGCCGTCACCAAAAAGGCCTCATCCAACAGGGCACCTTGGAGATTGGCCCGACTCAGGTTGCTGAGAATTAAATTGCACTGGCGCAGGTCCGCCCCCGCCAGATTCGCCCCCTGGAAATTGGTCTGCTGCAACACACTGCCGGTGGCTTTCACCCCCGCCAAATTCGCCCCCTGCCAGTCGGTGCCGGCCAATTCACAGCGCAGGCACTCCCCCTGGCGAAACCGAGGAATGTGGTCCGGGTTAGGTTTGCGGGTCTGGGCCAGGACAACACCCGTTCCCCCCAGAGCCAGCAAAACGAAGGCAGTGACAACTGGTCGCATGGCCATCTCTCCACACACTTCCCCATTCAAGCCCAAGGACGTTCCACTAGCCGGGGAAGTTCTTACGATAGACTAAAGTACGCGGGAAATTGCCCTTGCCCATGATGAGTGAGCATTTACCCCCCCAGTACCACCCCCACACCACCGAACCCTACTGGCAGGATTACTGGGAAAAGCACCGGGTGTTCGTAGCCGATCCGCAGGCGCCGGGGGAGCCGTTTTGCATTGTCATTCCTCCCCCTAACGTCACCGGCAGCCTGCACATGGGCCATGCCTTTGAACACGCCCTGATTGATGTTCTGGTGCGCTACCACCGCATGTTGGGCCAAAACACCCTGTGGCTACCGGGCACCGACCACGCCAGTATCGCCGTCAGCACGTTGTTGGATAAGGAACTGCAAGCGGAAGGGAAAACGCGGCAGCAGTTAGGGCGAGAGGCCTACCTGGAGCGGGCTTGGCAGTGGAAGGAAACTTCCGGGCGGATGATTGTCGCCCAAATCCGTCGCCTGGGGCTATCGGTGGACTGGACCCGGGAGCGTTTCACGATGGATGCAGGCCTTTCCCGGGCGGTGGTCCATGCCTTTGTGCAACTGTATCGGGCAGGGTTGATTTACCGGGGCAAGTACCTGGTGAACTGGTGTCCGGCTACCCAGTCGGCGGTTTCCGACCTGGAGGTGGAAATGCAGGAGGTGGATGGGCACCTATGGCACCTGCGCTACCCCCTAGCGGACGGCTCGGGGTATGTGGAGGTGGCGACGACCCGCCCGGAAACCATGTTAGGGGATACGGCGGTGGCGGTGCATCCTGACGACCCCCGCTATCGCCATTTGATTGGAAAGCAAGTGCGCTTGCCCCTGGTGGACCGTTTGATCCCCATCATCGCCGATAGCAGCGTGGACCCAGAATTTGGCACCGGTTGCGTCAAGGTCACCCCCGCCCACGACCCCAACGACTTTGCCATAGGTCGGCGGCACCAATTGCCAATGATCAACATCCTGAATCCCGACGGCACCTTAAATGAACAAGCGGGGGCCTTTGCTGGGCAGGACCGATTTGTCGCCCGTAAAAACGTGGTGGCGGCTCTGGAGGCCCAGGGGTATTTGGTGAAGGTGGAACCCCATCGTCACGCGGTGCCCTATAGCGACCGGGGGAAAGTGCCCATCGAACCCCTGCTATCTACCCAATGGTTTGTCAAGATTGGGCCGCTGGCGGAGCTGGCACTGCAGGAATTGGACGCTCACCAGTCCCCCCGCTTTATCCCGGAGCGCTGGGGCAAGGTGTACCGGGACTGGTTGGTGAAGCTGAATGACTGGTGCATTTCCCGGCAGTTGTGGTGGGGCCACCGCATTCCCGCCTGGTATGTGGTGCAGCAAACAGGGGGTGTGATCACCGATGAAACACCCTTTGTGGTGGCGGAAACCGAGGAGGAGGCCTACCGCCTAGCCCGGGAGCAATTTGGCTCAGATGGGGTACTAGAACAGGACCCGGATGTACTCGACACCTGGTTTTCGTCGGGGTTGTGGCCTTTTTCCACGCTGGGCTGGCCGGAAGATACCCCCGATTACCGGCGCTACTACCCGACGACGGTGCTGGTGACCGGCTTTGACATTATCTTTTTCTGGGTGGCCCGCATGACCATGCTAGGGCGCTATTTCACCGGCCAGATTCCCTTCCAGACGGTGTATATCCACGGGCTGGTGCGGGATGAGAATAACAAAAAGATGTCCAAGTCGGCGGGCAACGGCATTGACCCCCTGGTGCTAATCGAAAAATACGGGGTAGACGCCCTGCGCTTTGCCCTGGTCAAGGAGGTGGTGGGGGCAGGACAGGACATTCGCCTGGACTACAACCGCAAAACAGACGAATCTCCCACCGTCGAAGCCGCCCGCAACTTTGCCAACAAAATCTGGAACGCGGCGCGGTTTGTGCTGATGTACCTGGAGGGGCAAACGCCGGCGCAACTGCTCGTCGAGCTGGCCAAGGCGGAACTGGCGGACCGCTGGATGCTCTCGCGCCACCACCACACCATCGCCCAGGTCAACCAGCAGTTGCAGGGGTTCCAGTTGGGGGAGGCGGCCAAGACCCTGTATGAGTATGTTTGGGGGGATTTCTGCGACTGGTACATCGAGCTGGTTAAGCCACGCCTGCAGGATGTCCAGCATCCCACCCGGCGGGTAGCCCAGGCGGTCCTGGCCCAGGTGTTGGCAGACATCACGGCCCTGTTGCATCCCTTCATGCCCCACCTTACGGAGGCGATTTGGCATAGCCTGGTGCAGCCGGAACCGGGGGCGACCCTGGCACGGCAACCCTATCCCCAACCCCAGGCGGATTACCAAGACCCGGCCCTGGAGGCGGACTTTGCCCTGGTGATGCAAATCATCCGTACTATCCGCAACCTGCGCGCCATTGCCGACCTCAAACCGGGGGTGAAGGTGCCGGTTCTGCTGCAAACCCAGTCGGCCCACGAGGAGGGGATTATCGAAGCCAGCCAGGCTTATATTTGCGACCTGGCCAAGGTGCAGCCGCTGACCTGGGGGCGGGACCTGACGGCGCAACGGCAAACCCTGGTGGGCATTAGTGGCCCAGTGCAGGTGCTGTTGCCCTTGACGGGGTTGGTGGATGTAGCCCTGTTGCGCAGCAAGGTGGAGCGGGATTTGCAGAAACTCCAGGCCCAGGCGACCAGTTTGGCGGCCCGCTTGGACAATCCCAACTTTGTGGCCAAAGCGGCGCCCGAGGTGGTACAGAGCCACCAGGTCCAGTTGGCAGAACTGCGGCAGCAAATCGAATTGCTCCAGGCACGCCTACAACAATTGGCCTAGCTGGGCTATAGTAAAGAACGGCATCCATCGGGGAACCCAGCCTTGCCTGCGACGTTTGACCCCCCCAAGATAGATGAATTCCTGGCCGAGCTGGCGGCGATTCAGCAGACGGGTCCGAAACGCATTGCCCTACTGGGGTCGCGGCATGTGCCCATTACCCACCAGTATTTGATCGAGTTGTTGGCCTATGCCCTGGTGTTGGCGGGCAACCGGATTCTCACGTCCGGGGCGACGGGGGTGAATGCGGCGGTGATTCGCGGGGCGATGCGCGCTGACCCCAATTTGCTCACCGTCATCCTGCCCCAGAGCCTGAGCAAGCAACCCCCGGAATCCCAGGAGCAGCTCAAGCAAGTCATGCACCTGGTAGAGAAACCGGAAAACGACCATCTTTCCTTGGCGGAGGCGAGCACCCTGTGCAACAGCGAAATCGTCGCCCGCTGTCAGCAGTTGGTGTGTTTTGCTTTTCACGACAGCCACACCCTAATGATGACCTGTCGCGAAGCGGAAGAGCAGCGCAAAATTGTTACCCTGTTTTATTTCGACTGAATGGACGCCCAGACCCGCCAGGACCTGGGGTGGCTGGTAAAGGTGTTGTTCATTGCTAGCCTGCTCAGTGGGGGCATCAAACTGCTGGGGCGCTGGGTTACTTGGGGGACGCCGCCGGTGTGGGTGCCTTTGGCGGTGGTGCTGGGGACGATAGGCGCGGCGGTCGCGGTGTTGACCTGGTGGGCTTGGCGTGATACCCCCCCGCCAGGGTCAGCACACAGGTCATCTGAGGACGGCGCGCACAGGCCACTCCCGCCACCCGAAACAGGGGATTGAGGAGGTTGGTGCGGTTGGGACCCTGGGGCTGACCCTGGTCCAACAGCCAGTGGGTGACAATGGCGCGGGCGTCGGTTAATCCCTGACTACGATTGGCGCTGGCGTGTCCTTCCCATTGCCCATAGCGCTGCAGCTGCTCGGTCAAGGTGGTCACGGTGAAGGGTTGAGGGATCAGGCCCCGGGCTGCTTGATCCAGGGCAGGGACGCGCCGGAGTACGGGCAAGGGTTGGATGTGCCGCAACCAATGCTGGACAGTCACCAGGCCCTGACCCCCTTTGCTCCACTGACCTAGATGTTCGGCATAGCGGGGTGGGTCCCGACGTAAGCGATTCACTTCCGTCAGCAGGTCCCGTGCCAGCCGTACCTCCAGGGGTTGCGCTCGGACCGCCGCCTGGCTGCACACGAACAGGACGCTAATTTTGATACAGTAGAGCCGCAGTCCCATGTCCCGACCATGCGTCTTTTGGTCAGCAACGACGACGGTATTTTTGCCCCCGGGTTGCGGGCCTTAGCCAATACCCTAGCGCAGGCCGGTCACCGGGTGACGGTGGTGGCCCCTGATCGGGAACGATCCGCTACCGGGCACGGCCTGACCCTGCACAAACCCTTGCGCGTCGAACCGGTCACCGGCTTTTTCCACGACAGTGTGACGGCCTGGGCCTGCACCGGTACACCAGCCGATTGCGTGAAACTGGCCCTGGGCTGCCTATTGGACCACCCCCCCGACATGGTGTTGGCCGGAATCAACCAGGGGCAGAACCTGGGCACCGACATTCTCTACTCCGGCACCGTATCAGCGGCCATGGAAGGGGTGATCGAAAACATCCCCGGCGTAGCCCTGAGTTTAGCTAGTTACACTCAGCCGGAATTTGGGGTGGCCAGTCGCTTTGCCCGTGCCCTGATTCATCACCTGGAACAACATCCTTTGCCCCTGCCGTTGCTGCTCAACGTGAATATTCCTGCTGTGAGCGCCCAGGAGATTGCCGGGATTTGTATCACCCGCCAGGGCGTACGCCGCTACTGCGACCAATTCGACCAACGCACGGACCCCCGGGGCCGCACCTATTACTGGCTGGCGGGCACCGCCATCGAAGATGAACCCGACCCCCCCGCCGATGCTCCCATCCACCACTGGCCTACCGATGTCGCCACCGTGAGAAGTAATAAAATTAGCATTACGCCACTGCAGTACAATCTCACCCATCCGGCGGGGTTAACCACCTTGGCGGACTGGCCGGGCTGGAGCGACGGTTTATACTGGCTAAAGGATTGAGGGACAGGTGGGTGTTCTGGAAGGGGCTATTTACCGGTGCGGCGAATGCGGAGGCGCCAGCGGGGGTAGGGGAGCGGGAAATCCTGCTGACGGAATGGACGACCCCCCAGGGAGAGCGGCTGCCGATTTACTTCAGCACCACCCGCGACATTGACGTGTTTGCCCTGGAGGCCCTGTGCGATGCGGTGGGGTGGGCTAAACGGCCCCTGCGCAAGGTCCGCAAAGCCCTGGCCTATAGTTTTCTGGTGGGGTCCCTGTGGTTAGAACGACAACCCCAACGTCGCTTGATTGGCTTTGCCCGGGCCACCTCCGACCACGCCTTTAACGCCACCATCTGGGATGTGGTCATTCACCCGGAGTTCCAGGGCAAAGGTCTCGGCAAGGCGCTGATGCGGCAGATGATCCGGGAGTTGCGCCGGCAGGAAATCAGCAACATTACTTTATTTGCCGACCCCCATGTGGTGTCGTTTTACGAGGAGTTGGGGTTTCACGCCGATCCGGAGGGCATCAAGGGAATGTTTTGGTACCCCAGTTAAGCCCCCAGCGCCGCCAGTTCCGCATCCTGGAGTGTGCGACCCGTGGCAGCCAAATACACATCATCCAGGCTGGGCTGGGACTGCATCAGACTAAAAATCGGCAACCCCAGGGCCGTGATTTTTTCGCGGATCACGCTGAGGCCATCGGGGGTGGGCTGAATCACCAGATTTAGGGAATTGCCTTGGGCCGGGTTAATAATCACCTGCCGAACAAACGCCAACTGTTGCAGGGCCTGCCGAGCCAATTCCGCCTCATCCCGGGGCGTAAATTCCCGCACCCGCAGGGTTACCCGTTCTCCCCCCAAAGCGGCCTTCAAGGCGACTGGCGTATCGCAGGCGATCAGTTGCCCCCGGTCCAAAATCGCCACCCGGTCCGCCAGGGCGTCCACCTCCTCCAGGTAATGGCTGGTGAGAAAGACCGTTGTCCCCTGGCGGCGCAGAGTGCGCAGGAAATCCCAGACCACCGTGCGGCTTTCGATGTCCAAGCCCACCGTCGGCTCGTCCAGCACCAGCACCTCCGGTTGGTGCAGCAGGGCCATGGCCAAATCCAGGCGTTTTTTCATCCCCCCGGAATAACCCCCCGTGCGCCGGTCCACCCAGTCCTGGAGTCCCAGCAATTCAATCACCGTCTCGATGCGCTGGCGGGCCACCGCCGGGGGCAAATGATAAATATCGGCATGCAATTGCAGCAGTTCCCGCCCAGTTAAGACCTTATCCAGCGCCAGTTCCTGAGCCACATAGCCCAATTTTTGTCGCACCTGCCGGGGATGATCCAGCACCGACAGACCCGCTACGTAAATTTCCCCCTGGTCCGGGCGGCTGAGGGTACACAGGCAGCGGATCAATGTGGTTTTGCCCGCCCCGTTAGGTCCCAGCAGGCCAAAGAGTTCCCCTGCGGCCACATCGAAAGACACACCCCGCAGGGCCTGCACCGGGCCATAGCTTTTGTGAACGTTGCGCACCTCAATCAGCGCCATGGTGGCTCCCCCAACGCTCCGTTCCCCACTATAGCTAAAATTGGGTGCTGTACTCGATGAGCAGGCGGTTGTCCCCGTCGGACGAAAGCGACCCCCGCAGGCGCAACTGGTCGTTCACCCGGTAGCCCAAGGTCATCTGGGACAGGTTGGGTTCGCTGACAGCATTACCCACACTGGCGAACATCTGCAGGAAGGACGCGGAAAACCGGTGGATGTCCAGACGCACCTCCCCTCCCAAAGCCAGAGCTGATTGCTGTACATTGCGGCTGCGGTCAGGAAGGGCTGGCAAAACGGCTGGGAAGAAACGCCAGGCAATGCCACCAAAATCCGTCTCGTGGGCCCGGGAAATCTGGTTAAGCAGCGTCTGGCCGGCCACCGTGGTCAAGAACAACTGGGCAGCATCGTTGCCCGACTGACCGGAAAAGCCCCCCAGCAGGGCAATGATCTGCTCCTGGGTGCGCCGGGGACTGCTGGTGAGTTCCAAGCCTTGAGGCAATCGGCTGGCCCGACCCATGACCTTCGCCTGCACCCGTACGGTTTCCAGCCCTTGCACCCGCTCACCTACGGCAATCGGCACTTCGTTGGGGAAACGCGCCCGCCGCTGGATGGCTAGACCCTCTAACTGGCTAGCCCCCTGGGTGACGGTGGAGGTCAACTGCAGGTCCAACTCCGGGTCAAACCCGTAGCGGGGGTCGAATACCACCCGGTTGGCGTAGGTACGGTCCAGGCGAAAGCGGGTGAGAAATAAATTGACCTCTCCCCGTTGCAGGGTCAGGGTTCCCTGGGGCCGGGGGTTGACGACTGGACCGTTGAGGGTCAAGGTTCCCTGGGCCACCACATCTAAATTGGGCTGGCGCACGACCCGCAAATTAGGCCCCAACCGGATGTGCAGGTCACGGAACTCAGCAGATACTCCCCTGGGCAAGCGGGTGGTGCCATGGCCGTTCACGGCTCCCCCCAGCACCAGGTCCGACAGAAAAACCTGCCCTTGGCTCAGGTCAATCACTCCCCCCACCGCCGGTTGCCGAGCTGTACCCGCCAGAGTGATGGTGGCGCTGGCTTGCCCCTCATAGATATTCCTTTGGGCAATGCGGGCCGGCAACAATGTCAGGGTCAGGGGCCGACGCCTATCCGGGTCCTCCGCCGACAAGGGCTGGCTGATGGGCAAAACGCCGTTTAAGGTCACCGTTCCCCCATTCAGCTGGGCTTGCAGGTCTTGAGCCGCCAGTCGGTCCCCCAGGAAACGAATTTCCCCCCTCAGGTTCTCCAGGGGTTCGGCTAGGCCGTTGACCGCCACCCGCGCCCCTTGGAATTGTGCCCGGCCCCTTAGGCGAGGTTCGCGCCACGTCCCCACCAGGTCCACCTGCACATCCCCACTCCCCCCTAACCACTGCACCCAGGGCGTTAGGTTGTTGACTAGGCGCAACCCACTGTCCCGTACCTGCACGCTCAACTGGATCTGGTCACTGCTGGGTTGGACGATGCTCCCCGGCCACACCCAAGGCAATAGGCCACTGGCGCGCACCGGTTCCACCGCCACTGTATCCTGGAGTTGCAGTTCCGCCCCAAATCGGAATTGCCCCTGGCCATAGCTGAAACTGGTGCGAGCCGTTGCGATGGGGGTATCATACCAAGTGCCATCTTCAAGGGCGATTTCCCCCTTGGCTTGAGGATCGGCGGCGCTGCCCCCGAGGGTCGCACTACCACTGATCCACCCCGTCGGGCTCCCCGGAACCGGCAGCAGGCGGGTGAAGTAGGTTACGGGCAAGCGGGTAAGTACCAACTGCCCTCGTTGCTGTGGTCCCCCCACTGTGCCACTGAACAGAAGTTGCCCGTCCCCGTGCACCAGTTGCAAGGGTTCCAAAAACCATCTCCCGTTTTGCAGCGTGCCCTCGTAACGCCCCTGCACCGTCAACCGCTCCGCCCGGTACGGCCCCCAGACCCAATCTCGGCCCTGGAGGGCAAACGTCGCCGTTAACTCACCCCGGTGATTGCCCGTCAGGGTTGCCTGCCCCCGCCAGCGTCCCTGCCATTCCCGGACATCCGGCAACCCCAAGGCCTGCTGCTGTTCGGTGAGGTAACGCTGCACCTGGGCCTGCACCTGGTTAAAAATTGCCAGTTGGGCATCCAACGGCCCCTGGGGTTGACCCACCGGCGTCACGGGCAAATCCGCCGCCCCTGCCGGTTGTTCGGTCAACAGCACCGGCACCAGGTCCTGCACGGTTGCCTCTACGGCTTCGATTTGGGCTTGCCAGTGCAGCTGAGGGCGCAACTGAGCTTGGCCACTGAAACGATAGCGGCTGCGAGCCTGGTGCAACTCCCCCTCCATCAACTGCAGTTTCCCATCCCGCCAGCGGAATTGTCCCGCCAGTTTCGTGGCCACCAGGTTACCCCAGCGGGCCTGGTCCACCTGGAGTTGCCCAACTGCCCGTTGTTGCCGGCTATCCCACAGCGCCGTCCCCTGCAAAGCCCCCTGGACCAACCCCCCGCTAAAGAGGGTCAGAGGCACACCCCGGAAATTCACCGCCAATCGGCCATCCCGTCCCTGGCCCTGGATCAAGGCCGTTCCCCGCTGCACCGTCAACGTTTGGGGAATCGGTCCCGGCGGCAGGGTCAGGGCAATCCGGTCTTGCACCCCCCGTAGGTCCAACCGGGCCATACCCCCTGGCGTCCAGACCACCGGCCCCCGTAAATAGGGTTCAAACTGCCAGTGGTTGAGGCGCAGGCCCGCCAGGGTCACTTCCCCCTGCAGCCGGGGTTGCGTCAAAAGCCCGGTTAGCCGCCCTTGGAAATCCACCTCACCCCGCAGGGCCAATTCCGGGGGTAACGGTAGGGGCAGGCGTTGCAAAGCGTACCGTTGTACCCGCAGTTGTACATCCAATCCCCCCGTGGCCAGGTGCACCGCTCCCCGGGCCTGCCATCCCCCTCCTGTCGCATGCAAACGTAGTTGGTCTCCCTGCCACTGCAACCGGCCTTGCACGGGCACCGGCATCTGGGGAGCGCGAAAAACGGCCTCCACCTGGGGTTGTTGCAGCGTCCCTCCCAGTTGTCCCTGCACCATCACCGTCCCGACGGGCACTGGCCAGGATAGTCCCTTGGTCAACCGCTCCGGCTGCGCTTGCCCCTGGAACTGGATAGCCAAGCGTTGCCGCCCCTCCAGACGGCCACTCCCTTGGAACTGGGCACCCGGCAAGCGCACGTCCAACCGGGCAATATCCAGTCTTCCCTGGCTTACTACCACATCGGCACTGGCTTGATCGACCTGGGTTTGAGGTAAGTGCAGTCCCCCTACAGTCTGCAACCGGCCCCGGATCAGGGGTTGGGCAATATCTCCTGTCACCACCCAGTGGGAGGCCACCTGCCCCCGTAATGGTGTGGACCAACCCAACTGAGCACTCACCCGTTCCAGGGCAACCGGCGCTACACGGGCGGTTAAATCATACCCCCGGTCAAAGTCGATCTGGCCGGTGACCTCCGCCGCCATCCCCGCCCATTGCAGTTGTCCCTGGGTCACCTGCACCCCCCCTGGCGTTAGTTGCAACTGGGCATCCACTTGGGGTGACACCATCGGCCACTGGGAAGAGCGCACCACCCATTCCCGGAGTTGTACCGGTCCGGCCACCTGGGGACGTTGGCCAGGCTGCCATTGCACCGTCAGGTCACCACTGATGCGTCCCCGTTGCACCTGCGCCGGCAAGGTCACATAACCGGTCATCAAGTCCTGCACAGGTTTAGCCGGTAGCTCCTGGACTTGGAGGCGAGCCGTCAGGAGGGTGTTGGGGATTTGCCATTGCCCGGTCAACCACACCTGCCCCTGCTGAGGTGTCTGGGCCTGACCCTGGAATTCCCACCGGTCTTCAGCGGGACGTAAACGGGCCTGCACCTGTGCATAGGTTTGAGCTTGGCGCGTCCACCAGGGCACCAGGGTCACCCGCCCCCCCTCTATCGCCACCTGGGTCAAACGCACCTGCACCGGCGATTCCCGTTTCTGGGGGAGGGTCACCCGCACCCACCGCCCATCGGCAGACTGGTGCAACAGCAGTTCCGGTTGCCGTAAGCGCACCTGGAGTTCTAGACGCCCCTGCTGTACCCACTGCCAGGGGGAAAACTGCACCTCAATGGCCTGCACCTTCAGGTAACTAGGGTCCGTTGCCGTGGCCGGTATCGCTGACGGCCCAAACTGCACACCGGTCCAGCCAAGACGTTTCACCTGTCCCAGGCGTACCGGGCGGTCTAGCAGATAGGTTAATTCCTGGGCTATCAGGGGCGCTAACCGTTCACCGATGAAGTAATTGCCTCCCCACCACAACCCCCCGGCCGTCCCTAGGGCTACCGCGCTTCCCACCCACCAATGCCGGTGTCGTTGCCAGTGGTGCAACCCCTTGGTGAGCCACATCAACCCAAACATAAACCTAGGACCTGCGGGGAGTAAAGGTGGTCTAAAGTTACCATAGCCGATCGCCTCGCCCTTGCCCAATAGCAATTGCCCTGTGCTGCCAAGACCGCCAGCCGTTGGTCGAAGTTCCCCCTGGGAGACAAGTCCCCATCCCGGCCCCGGCGGAATTTGTGTAGAATGGCACCAAGCAGGGCGATATTAGGGATTTTTACGGTTGTATCTTTGTCAGCTATCCTTGTGAGCCATGCCGACTAACGGACTGGGCATCGGAGCGTCAACCCCATGAAGGTCCCTAACCTGTTACAACTGGCACGCCAGGGGGATCCCGATGCGATTGCCGCTCTGATGACCCAAGCTCTAGCGCCCCAGGGGATCACCGCCCAAGCCAAACGGCGCCAGGGTTGTTTAGAAGTGGTATTGACTGGTAATCCGGCACCGGACCAGCGCTATTGTTTGCAGGTCATTCGCCAGGGACTAATGCGACTAGAGGTGCCCACCATTCGCACGGTCAAGGTTTATGGCATGCGCACGGGGGAAACCTTCCCGGAATGGATGGAGGTCTTCGGTTTAGATGGGGCACCGCCCGGGCGACGACCATCCCCGGTTGTCCCCCGCCCCCAGGCAGAAATCAAAGATGGGGTTTACCTTCCGGCTAGCCCCCTACACCTGACCAGCGATGAAGTGGACATTCCCTTAGAAACCTTTGCCCAAGAACTCCTACGACGCTATCAAAAGGGCGTGCGAGATTTTACCGGCGTCAAGTTGATTCAGGCGTCCTTAATGGATGCGGTGTTAGACGAAATCATCCTGCAAGAGGCAGATCTAAGCCGGGCTATATTGCGGCGCAGCAAGATGCGGGGAGCCATTCTCAAAAACGCCAACTTTTCCGGCGCCAATCTGATCGAAGCCGACCTGACGGAAGCGGATTTGACAGGCGCCCACTTTGGCTGTATAAAGCTAGGGGGTCAAGCCGTGAATAATTTAGTCGGTGCCGCCGTTCCCGTCAGTACCAACCTCAAGAAAGCGATACTGCTGCGGGCCAACCTAACGAACGCCGATTTCAGCCGGGCCGTTTTAGAACAGGCTTGTTTGGATGAAGCCAATCTCACCGGTGCCATCCTTACCCGCGTCAATGCCAAGGGCTGTTCGTTTGTAGGGGCCACCTGCAACCGGGCGGACATGAGTTGGGCGACCTTCGAAGGCGCCAATTTCACCGATGCCAACCTCAGCCGGGTCAACTTGAAGCGGGCCAACCTGGTGGGGGCCGATTTAAGCCGAGCCAACCTGTGGTACGCCGACCTCACCGAAGCCAACCTTATGCGGGCCAATCTCCATCGGGCCAACCTTACAGGGGCTAAATTAATGGGCACCCAAATGCCCGATGGGCGCATTATGTTTGACAAGCGCTACACCGGTTGAGGTGTCCATCCCCTACAGATCGTCGTCATCGTCAAAGTGAGCCGTGTTATCCCATTCCACATCGGGAGTCTCGGTTCGCGACCGGCGGGGGGGATATTGGGGGCGAGGACGCCGCGACCGGCGCGCAGTGGTTGTTGTCAGCATAACCGTCTCCTCCCGGTCCGTATCCCGTTCCGAGCTGCGGTAACGGGTACCGGTTTCCTCCTGGATAGCTGCCCGCTCCGACTGGGGCAGTTCCGCTTCCCACTCATCCACCGAATCAATCACAACCTCATTCCGGCGACGGGGACGGGGTGGTTCCCTGTAGTCCTCATCCCGCTGGCGGTAGGCGGCTGTTTCGGCATACTCCCGATAGGCCGGTGAACGACTCCCTTCCCGCGGGCGACGGGGTGGCATTTCCCGGGTGCGGGGCGACGGCGTCTTACTGCGCAGGACTAAATTTTCCCACGTCAGAGCAATCAAGGCCCCCACCAACAACACCTGTTGAAAAATCAACCCGAAGTTCAGCAGGTTGAAATCCACAATGAGAATCAGGCCACTGATGAGAGCAATCAGGGCATAGACCACATCCGAGTCCCGGCGCAAGGCTGGCCGCAGACGCCCTAGAAAAAAGAGCAGCACGCCACCCGCAATCAAGACGATGCCAAGAAAAACCGGAGCGGGAAAACCAGTACCCACGAGTGACTCCTTCTGTAGCTAAGGCCCAACAGCCGACCTTGACCCTATTTTAGCGATTCGCCTCTAGGAAGACCGCCGAATCTTGTCCTTTTGGCTGACAAACAAAAGCGCTGCGGTGACAGGAATGACCACCACCACCAGCCCCGCCAACAAGCTGTAGAAAAAATTCACCAAACTCGGAGTCATAGGCCACGACCAATAAACGGTTGCTCTTGCTATCTTAACCTAACCGGGATGGTTGGCACGGTTTGTCACAGCTTCGGCAAGCGTGCCCCCTTCAGATTCGCCCCAACCGGCCTAGCGTGCAAGCGAGCCTGGCGCAGGTCCGCCTCACTAAAATCAGTCCCATCGAGCAGGGCATCGATCAAATCCGCCTGCTGGAAGACGGCCCGACTGAAGTTAGCCCCCCGCAGGTCGGCCCGGTGCAGATTCACCATAGTCAGTTCTCG
This genomic window contains:
- a CDS encoding ABC transporter ATP-binding protein; translation: MALIEVRNVHKSYGPVQALRGVSFDVAAGELFGLLGPNGAGKTTLIRCLCTLSRPDQGEIYVAGLSVLDHPRQVRQKLGYVAQELALDKVLTGRELLQLHADIYHLPPAVARQRIETVIELLGLQDWVDRRTGGYSGGMKKRLDLAMALLHQPEVLVLDEPTVGLDIESRTVVWDFLRTLRRQGTTVFLTSHYLEEVDALADRVAILDRGQLIACDTPVALKAALGGERVTLRVREFTPRDEAELARQALQQLAFVRQVIINPAQGNSLNLVIQPTPDGLSVIREKITALGLPIFSLMQSQPSLDDVYLAATGRTLQDAELAALGA
- a CDS encoding translocation/assembly module TamB domain-containing protein; protein product: MFGLMWLTKGLHHWQRHRHWWVGSAVALGTAGGLWWGGNYFIGERLAPLIAQELTYLLDRPVRLGQVKRLGWTGVQFGPSAIPATATDPSYLKVQAIEVQFSPWQWVQQGRLELQVRLRQPELLLHQSADGRWVRVTLPQKRESPVQVRLTQVAIEGGRVTLVPWWTRQAQTYAQVQARLRPAEDRWEFQGQAQTPQQGQVWLTGQWQIPNTLLTARLQVQELPAKPVQDLMTGYVTLPAQVQRGRISGDLTVQWQPGQRPQVAGPVQLREWVVRSSQWPMVSPQVDAQLQLTPGGVQVTQGQLQWAGMAAEVTGQIDFDRGYDLTARVAPVALERVSAQLGWSTPLRGQVASHWVVTGDIAQPLIRGRLQTVGGLHLPQTQVDQASADVVVSQGRLDIARLDVRLPGAQFQGSGRLEGRQRLAIQFQGQAQPERLTKGLSWPVPVGTVMVQGQLGGTLQQPQVEAVFRAPQMPVPVQGRLQWQGDQLRLHATGGGWQARGAVHLATGGLDVQLRVQRYALQRLPLPLPPELALRGEVDFQGRLTGLLTQPRLQGEVTLAGLRLNHWQFEPYLRGPVVWTPGGMARLDLRGVQDRIALTLPPGPIPQTLTVQRGTALIQGQGRDGRLAVNFRGVPLTLFSGGLVQGALQGTALWDSRQQRAVGQLQVDQARWGNLVATKLAGQFRWRDGKLQLMEGELHQARSRYRFSGQAQLRPQLHWQAQIEAVEATVQDLVPVLLTEQPAGAADLPVTPVGQPQGPLDAQLAIFNQVQAQVQRYLTEQQQALGLPDVREWQGRWRGQATLTGNHRGELTATFALQGRDWVWGPYRAERLTVQGRYEGTLQNGRWFLEPLQLVHGDGQLLFSGTVGGPQQRGQLVLTRLPVTYFTRLLPVPGSPTGWISGSATLGGSAADPQAKGEIALEDGTWYDTPIATARTSFSYGQGQFRFGAELQLQDTVAVEPVRASGLLPWVWPGSIVQPSSDQIQLSVQVRDSGLRLVNNLTPWVQWLGGSGDVQVDLVGTWREPRLRGRAQFQGARVAVNGLAEPLENLRGEIRFLGDRLAAQDLQAQLNGGTVTLNGVLPISQPLSAEDPDRRRPLTLTLLPARIAQRNIYEGQASATITLAGTARQPAVGGVIDLSQGQVFLSDLVLGGAVNGHGTTRLPRGVSAEFRDLHIRLGPNLRVVRQPNLDVVAQGTLTLNGPVVNPRPQGTLTLQRGEVNLFLTRFRLDRTYANRVVFDPRYGFDPELDLQLTSTVTQGASQLEGLAIQRRARFPNEVPIAVGERVQGLETVRVQAKVMGRASRLPQGLELTSSPRRTQEQIIALLGGFSGQSGNDAAQLFLTTVAGQTLLNQISRAHETDFGGIAWRFFPAVLPALPDRSRNVQQSALALGGEVRLDIHRFSASFLQMFASVGNAVSEPNLSQMTLGYRVNDQLRLRGSLSSDGDNRLLIEYSTQF